Proteins encoded within one genomic window of Synechococcus sp. PCC 7335:
- a CDS encoding sigma-54 dependent transcriptional regulator, whose amino-acid sequence MPNASILVADDEKSIRLTVAQALSSQGYEVATAIDGSTALEQLKETPTDLLLLDIQMPGMTGIEVLQKAITQQPSLKVVMVSAHGSVDNAVEAMKLGAVDYLQKPFTPSELRELVNRVLERETNDSGDCDAEVANARKLAGEGKYEEAIAAAKQCIGNHPQDAAGFNLLGELLEAGGDRSEALKNYRVALDLDPTYKAASNNLDRAATNPTSKPSF is encoded by the coding sequence ATGCCCAATGCTAGTATCTTAGTTGCCGACGATGAGAAGAGTATCCGCTTGACCGTCGCCCAGGCCCTTTCCTCCCAAGGTTATGAGGTAGCAACTGCTATCGATGGCAGTACCGCACTAGAACAGCTAAAGGAAACGCCTACCGATCTGCTGCTGCTAGATATTCAGATGCCAGGAATGACTGGCATTGAAGTACTCCAAAAAGCGATAACCCAGCAGCCGTCACTGAAGGTTGTGATGGTTTCGGCACATGGTTCGGTTGATAACGCTGTTGAGGCGATGAAGCTGGGCGCGGTGGACTATCTACAAAAGCCATTTACGCCTAGTGAGCTGCGTGAGCTAGTCAATCGTGTCTTAGAGCGTGAAACCAATGATAGCGGTGACTGTGATGCGGAGGTTGCTAATGCTCGCAAGCTCGCAGGTGAAGGGAAGTACGAAGAGGCGATCGCCGCAGCAAAGCAGTGCATCGGGAACCATCCTCAAGACGCGGCTGGATTTAATTTACTAGGCGAATTACTAGAAGCGGGGGGCGATCGCTCAGAAGCACTTAAGAACTATCGGGTGGCGCTAGATCTTGATCCAACTTACAAAGCAGCTAGTAACAATCTTGATAGGGCAGCTACCAATCCCACTTCAAAACCTTCCTTCTAA
- a CDS encoding TrkA family potassium uptake protein, which translates to MVSNLFGGSAQKSQYIVIVGCGRLGSLLAGQLSSQGHSVVVIEQYEACLSNLSSEFSGFSVVGDAAELATLRQAKVDKADCLLAVTSEDNINLMVAQIARTVFEIPTVLARVFDPDREAIYQELEIDTISPTQLSADLFLQKLGERFESQNQRSAK; encoded by the coding sequence ATGGTTTCTAACCTGTTTGGTGGTAGTGCCCAAAAGTCTCAGTACATCGTTATTGTCGGCTGTGGGCGATTAGGTTCTTTGCTAGCTGGTCAGCTTAGCTCTCAAGGCCATAGCGTTGTTGTTATAGAACAGTACGAGGCTTGTCTTAGCAATCTCTCTAGTGAATTTAGTGGGTTTAGCGTGGTAGGCGATGCCGCAGAACTAGCAACTCTGCGTCAAGCAAAAGTTGACAAGGCTGACTGTCTACTAGCTGTCACCAGCGAAGACAACATCAATCTGATGGTGGCGCAAATTGCCAGAACTGTTTTTGAAATTCCAACCGTCTTAGCTCGCGTTTTTGATCCGGATCGCGAGGCTATCTATCAAGAGCTAGAGATCGATACGATTAGTCCAACCCAGCTTTCTGCTGACCTATTCTTGCAAAAGCTAGGCGAGCGTTTTGAGAGCCAAAATCAGAGGAGTGCTAAGTAG
- a CDS encoding ATP-binding protein produces the protein MKLQAKVLSGYAASLSLVVLVGLWGVFNLWRLGQASGDILEENYRSIRAADSMIDALERQDSATLILLLGDAAAGRSLFREYQVQFLQWLSRAKDNVTLPGEAEILTELESTYQAYLISVDQLITATEERTEEYKQGVQPTFQSVRDTAVELRDVNQSAMTEASERAANTSQQAIASVAIAGLSAATAGFIISWILSRNLVQPIKAIRGATEQIASGNYDVQLTIASEDELGQLADEINIMSQRLQAFKALNLDKLVAEKQRSEAIIYSLSDGIVVVDDQLHIVAINPVAATIFGTKPKLAQGRHCLEIIEDRTLYDQLQSVAESQTPALPAGPSSQGSDAQSFELTIERGSIEHYQYIATPVTTEDNRRLGVVLLLQNVTNLKQLDQLKSEFVMTASHELRTPLTGMAMSIDLLTETAKTKLSNNEQELLQTAQEDVERLRDLVNDLLDLSKIESGKLEVDKTTVDPRQLVEKAIELLKIQSEDKQIEVSSQTASNLPKVEVDVNKITWVMTNLIANALRYAKETIEVIAKRHGTWISIAVADDGPGIDPAYQTKIFDKFVQVKTEKDVGGSGLGLAICKEIIKAHGGTIWVDSTPGHGSTFTFTLPVTASTPA, from the coding sequence ATGAAATTACAGGCAAAGGTTCTATCAGGGTATGCAGCTAGCCTGTCGCTAGTTGTGCTAGTTGGACTGTGGGGCGTTTTTAATCTCTGGCGATTAGGCCAAGCTAGCGGAGATATCTTAGAGGAAAACTATCGCAGCATTCGCGCTGCCGATAGTATGATTGATGCTCTAGAACGGCAAGATAGCGCGACGTTGATCCTACTACTGGGCGATGCAGCAGCAGGGCGATCGCTTTTTCGTGAGTACCAAGTGCAGTTCTTGCAGTGGCTGAGTCGGGCCAAAGACAACGTCACACTGCCGGGTGAAGCAGAAATTCTCACAGAACTAGAATCGACCTACCAGGCATATTTGATCAGCGTCGATCAGCTAATTACGGCAACTGAGGAGCGCACAGAAGAGTACAAACAGGGCGTACAGCCTACCTTCCAATCCGTGCGAGATACAGCCGTTGAACTTAGAGATGTCAATCAGAGTGCAATGACTGAGGCCTCAGAGCGAGCCGCTAATACTTCTCAGCAGGCGATCGCGTCGGTAGCTATTGCTGGCCTTAGCGCCGCTACTGCGGGTTTTATTATCAGCTGGATTCTTTCACGTAATCTAGTTCAACCTATCAAAGCTATTCGAGGGGCTACCGAACAGATCGCGAGTGGGAATTATGATGTTCAGCTGACGATCGCCTCTGAAGATGAACTCGGTCAACTCGCCGACGAAATCAACATTATGAGTCAGCGGCTACAGGCATTCAAAGCGCTAAATTTAGACAAGCTAGTTGCAGAAAAGCAGCGAAGTGAGGCCATTATTTACAGTCTGAGCGATGGCATTGTTGTTGTTGATGATCAGCTTCATATTGTCGCTATTAATCCGGTCGCTGCCACTATATTTGGTACCAAACCGAAGCTTGCTCAAGGTCGCCACTGCTTAGAGATCATCGAAGATCGTACCCTTTATGACCAGCTTCAGTCTGTAGCAGAGTCGCAAACGCCTGCTCTACCTGCAGGTCCTAGCTCCCAAGGTAGTGATGCTCAGTCCTTCGAGTTAACAATTGAACGAGGCAGCATAGAGCACTATCAGTACATCGCTACACCCGTTACCACAGAAGACAACCGTCGACTGGGTGTCGTGCTGCTGTTGCAAAATGTCACCAATCTCAAGCAGCTAGATCAGCTCAAAAGTGAATTTGTCATGACAGCCTCCCACGAACTGCGAACGCCGCTAACCGGAATGGCTATGAGCATTGATCTGCTTACAGAAACTGCGAAAACAAAACTATCTAACAACGAACAAGAACTTTTGCAGACCGCGCAAGAAGACGTAGAGCGTCTGCGAGATTTGGTTAACGACTTGCTAGATCTTTCTAAAATCGAATCAGGCAAGCTAGAGGTGGACAAAACAACTGTAGATCCTAGACAGCTTGTCGAGAAAGCAATTGAGCTATTAAAGATCCAGTCAGAGGATAAACAGATTGAGGTCAGTAGTCAGACGGCTAGCAATCTGCCGAAAGTGGAAGTAGATGTCAACAAGATTACATGGGTGATGACCAACCTGATTGCCAATGCGCTGCGCTATGCCAAAGAAACCATTGAGGTGATCGCTAAACGTCACGGTACTTGGATATCAATTGCCGTTGCTGATGATGGTCCTGGCATTGATCCTGCCTATCAAACCAAGATTTTCGATAAGTTTGTGCAGGTCAAAACTGAAAAAGATGTAGGGGGTAGTGGGTTAGGACTTGCTATTTGTAAGGAGATTATTAAGGCGCATGGCGGTACAATTTGGGTTGATTCAACCCCTGGTCATGGCAGTACGTTTACGTTTACCTTGCCTGTCACTGCCTCCACTCCCGCATGA
- a CDS encoding cation:proton antiporter has translation MLANILTINSFVVANFLSNPITDPVAIFLTILAIMLVAPLLFERFQLPGIVGLILAGVVVGPDGLGLLERDGTIVLLGTVGLLFLMFMAGLETSLDDFKDDGDKATLFGIVTFVIPLVIGTGAMLALGYGWLAAILVASCFSSHTLLALPVLNKLGIMRASAVSVTLGATLITNVLALLTLAVIIKAYQGSLTLSFWLFLIPALTIYTVACLWGVPILGRWFFHKFGHDENAEFTFVLATLFVASYVASVIEIEPIIGAFLAGIALTPLIPQVSPLMNRIQFIGNALFVPFFLISVGMLIDPVALIRQPRVLLIAGVMIVAEIVGKYAAAWIAGKLFGFRSPDVMVMFGLSIAQAASTLAAITVAFNIELVDQLTVNGVVAMILATSIVSPWIVQRWGRKVSVVAPKSEGAPQALMRRVLVTVANPDTEDTLLNLAIILARAGEGTLLPLNVICDRKRAVSAADKRKQIKLLEIAEDVAHATVTKVEPIGRVDDAIDKGILRTAVEQDASLIVCGWKGYSSYKDNFFGDVLDNVASRAQVPVLVTRFVYPISNTGRILLAVNRQQALSENFAPTLEIVQTIANELKSTPQVLIVSGRRQPRLSSTELCDISPEIPVEQTKGSLFRRISKRLQPNDLLVLEVNTSKKQIAGRPAIGQIPEEVVRSHPNVSIIVAHYPLASKSKR, from the coding sequence TTGCTAGCCAACATTCTTACAATCAACTCCTTTGTAGTTGCTAATTTCCTTTCTAATCCAATCACCGACCCAGTCGCGATCTTTTTGACGATCTTGGCAATTATGCTGGTCGCGCCCCTGTTATTCGAACGATTTCAGCTACCAGGCATTGTTGGGCTAATCCTGGCAGGGGTAGTGGTCGGCCCTGATGGGTTAGGACTGCTAGAGCGCGATGGCACAATTGTGCTGCTAGGTACGGTGGGCCTACTGTTTTTGATGTTTATGGCTGGGCTAGAAACCAGCCTAGATGACTTCAAAGACGACGGTGACAAGGCGACTCTGTTTGGCATTGTCACTTTTGTGATTCCGCTAGTGATCGGAACAGGAGCGATGCTAGCGTTGGGCTACGGCTGGCTAGCGGCGATTCTAGTAGCTTCTTGCTTTTCTTCACATACGCTACTGGCGCTACCGGTATTGAACAAGCTGGGGATTATGCGAGCGTCTGCCGTTTCGGTTACACTGGGCGCGACTTTGATTACGAATGTTCTAGCGCTCCTGACCCTAGCCGTCATTATTAAAGCCTATCAAGGCAGCCTCACCCTTTCCTTTTGGTTGTTTCTGATTCCGGCGCTGACGATATATACCGTGGCCTGTCTATGGGGCGTACCTATCTTGGGTCGCTGGTTCTTCCACAAATTTGGTCACGATGAAAACGCTGAGTTCACCTTTGTTCTAGCAACGCTGTTTGTTGCCTCATACGTTGCGAGCGTCATTGAAATCGAGCCGATTATCGGTGCGTTTCTAGCCGGCATTGCCCTGACGCCACTAATTCCGCAAGTCAGTCCGCTGATGAACCGAATTCAGTTCATTGGCAACGCGCTGTTTGTGCCCTTCTTCCTAATTTCGGTCGGTATGCTGATCGATCCGGTAGCGCTAATTCGTCAGCCTCGGGTGCTCTTGATTGCTGGGGTGATGATCGTCGCGGAGATAGTAGGAAAGTATGCGGCAGCTTGGATAGCAGGCAAGCTATTTGGGTTCCGCTCGCCAGATGTGATGGTCATGTTTGGGCTATCTATTGCTCAGGCGGCATCAACGCTGGCTGCTATTACAGTAGCGTTCAACATTGAGCTAGTCGATCAGCTCACTGTCAACGGCGTGGTGGCTATGATTTTGGCCACCTCGATCGTGTCGCCTTGGATCGTGCAGCGCTGGGGACGCAAAGTTTCTGTAGTAGCACCCAAATCTGAAGGCGCACCTCAAGCGCTGATGCGGCGCGTTTTGGTAACAGTTGCCAATCCTGATACTGAAGATACTTTGCTAAATCTGGCCATTATTCTAGCAAGGGCGGGGGAGGGTACGCTGTTGCCTTTGAATGTGATTTGCGATCGCAAGCGGGCCGTATCAGCAGCCGACAAGCGAAAGCAAATAAAGCTACTAGAGATAGCTGAAGACGTTGCCCATGCGACGGTGACTAAAGTAGAGCCAATTGGCCGAGTCGACGATGCCATTGATAAAGGAATCTTGCGTACGGCTGTAGAGCAAGACGCAAGCCTGATTGTCTGCGGTTGGAAAGGCTATTCCAGCTACAAGGACAACTTTTTTGGGGACGTATTAGATAACGTTGCTTCTCGGGCGCAAGTGCCTGTGCTGGTCACCCGGTTTGTCTATCCTATTTCGAATACGGGGCGCATCCTCCTAGCGGTCAACAGGCAGCAGGCGCTTTCTGAGAATTTTGCACCAACCCTAGAGATTGTTCAAACCATTGCAAATGAGCTAAAGTCTACGCCGCAGGTACTGATTGTCTCGGGTCGCAGGCAGCCTCGCCTAAGTAGTACAGAACTGTGTGATATTAGCCCCGAAATTCCGGTAGAACAAACCAAAGGCTCTTTGTTTAGAAGGATCTCAAAGCGACTACAGCCCAACGATTTGTTAGTTCTAGAGGTGAATACGAGCAAGAAGCAAATAGCGGGCAGGCCTGCGATTGGTCAAATTCCTGAAGAGGTTGTGCGATCACATCCCAACGTCTCTATCATTGTCGCTCACTATCCCTTAGCTTCCAAGTCCAAGCGATGA
- a CDS encoding TrkH family potassium uptake protein, with translation MRHQSFLRQRYQAILGYTGLTCAIAGLCILAPLLALFAYPEEANLAWGFLLPGLALSGLGVILWRSLAPKSGATLTLQEGSVIVVLSWFLAVLFGTVPFLTVGGLNFTQAAFESTSGWTTTGLSVVDVTATSNLILLYRSIMELFGGAGLAIITLSAIAGPVGASLSSAEGRSEQLAPNVRRSSKLVVIIYSSLCAIGVVALRIAGVGWFDAVNHSFAALSTGGFSTRPDSIGYWDSPFVEAVTIVLMLFGGLNFVTIYLLLTGSIKSVVRNGQVRLQALMIPLVAVIIFFGSAVSLYPTLGKAVRVSIFESVTALTTTGFSTVGYGDWNSLPWIGMIVLMLIGGGAGSTAGGIKQLRIYILYRALISESRQMLLPKGAINETQIWQGEQRRFLQAKQIRQVSLFVFLYMALFFIGSAIMMGYGYSLQDSLFEYASTMGTVGLSVGPTAADAPVGMLWAQIVGMFLGRLEFFTVFVGVACMIRDFKPMVSRQTKPSS, from the coding sequence ATGCGTCATCAAAGTTTCTTAAGACAGCGGTATCAAGCTATCTTGGGCTATACCGGACTGACTTGTGCGATCGCGGGTCTTTGTATTTTGGCACCGCTTTTGGCGCTGTTTGCCTACCCTGAGGAGGCAAATCTAGCTTGGGGGTTTTTGCTACCGGGACTGGCATTAAGCGGACTAGGTGTCATTCTATGGCGATCGCTTGCGCCAAAATCTGGAGCGACGCTTACTTTACAAGAAGGATCAGTGATTGTTGTACTTTCATGGTTCTTGGCGGTGCTATTTGGCACGGTGCCCTTTTTAACCGTGGGCGGGCTGAACTTTACTCAGGCTGCTTTTGAATCGACTAGCGGCTGGACGACCACAGGACTCTCAGTGGTCGATGTCACCGCGACATCTAATCTGATTTTGCTGTATCGCAGCATTATGGAGCTGTTTGGTGGGGCAGGATTGGCGATTATTACCCTCAGTGCGATCGCCGGGCCAGTGGGGGCTAGCCTTAGCAGTGCAGAGGGCCGTAGCGAACAGCTTGCTCCCAACGTTCGGCGCTCGTCCAAACTAGTAGTGATTATCTACAGCAGTCTGTGTGCGATCGGTGTTGTTGCACTTCGCATCGCTGGTGTCGGCTGGTTCGATGCCGTCAATCACTCTTTCGCTGCGCTTTCAACGGGTGGATTTTCTACCCGTCCCGATTCGATTGGCTATTGGGACAGCCCCTTTGTAGAAGCGGTCACCATCGTCCTGATGCTGTTTGGCGGTCTCAACTTTGTCACCATCTATCTGTTACTAACCGGCAGTATTAAATCGGTGGTTCGTAACGGTCAGGTACGCTTGCAGGCACTGATGATTCCTTTAGTCGCTGTCATCATCTTCTTTGGCTCTGCGGTTAGCCTGTATCCTACGCTCGGCAAAGCCGTTCGGGTTTCTATCTTTGAATCGGTGACCGCCTTGACGACTACCGGGTTCTCTACCGTCGGTTACGGAGACTGGAACAGCCTACCCTGGATAGGGATGATTGTTCTCATGCTGATCGGCGGCGGAGCCGGTTCTACCGCAGGTGGCATTAAGCAGCTTAGAATCTACATCCTCTATCGCGCTTTGATCTCAGAATCTCGGCAGATGCTGCTACCCAAAGGGGCTATCAACGAAACTCAAATTTGGCAAGGAGAGCAACGCCGTTTTCTGCAGGCAAAGCAGATTCGCCAGGTCTCGCTGTTTGTCTTCTTGTATATGGCGCTCTTCTTTATTGGTAGCGCTATTATGATGGGCTACGGCTACTCTCTACAGGATAGCCTTTTTGAATATGCCAGCACCATGGGAACGGTTGGGCTATCCGTCGGTCCCACTGCTGCCGACGCGCCGGTTGGTATGCTTTGGGCCCAGATAGTTGGCATGTTTCTAGGCCGCTTGGAGTTCTTTACGGTGTTCGTTGGGGTCGCTTGCATGATTCGAGACTTCAAGCCCATGGTTAGCCGCCAGACTAAGCCCTCTTCATAG
- a CDS encoding D-hexose-6-phosphate mutarotase, protein MNIEQLNQEFGIAPQLSIVEGKGGFPVIAIDNEHAKAKISVYAAQVLSFQPVGATADLMFVSENAYYQPGKATKGGIPICWPWFGPDPEGKGRASHGFVRNRMWTLLSTETTETGETKVRLGVSADEETQEIWPHSFELVIEILISQTLTVALITSNTGESTFQVTQAFHSYFTVGDINQVKVLGLEETTYLDKVDDGKEKKQSGAIAFSSETDRIYTDVKPELIVEDSALNRRIRISTTGNKTAIVWNPGEEISVKMADLAAQDYLKFVCVETANAADDVVEVAPNSPYKLQAVYAIESIAS, encoded by the coding sequence ATGAACATTGAGCAACTGAACCAGGAATTTGGTATCGCGCCTCAGCTCAGCATTGTTGAAGGTAAAGGCGGATTTCCGGTGATTGCTATCGACAATGAACATGCCAAGGCAAAAATTTCTGTCTACGCAGCGCAGGTGCTTTCCTTTCAGCCGGTTGGAGCTACCGCCGATCTAATGTTTGTCAGCGAAAATGCCTACTACCAGCCAGGCAAAGCCACCAAAGGCGGCATTCCCATCTGCTGGCCCTGGTTTGGCCCTGACCCAGAAGGGAAGGGACGCGCTAGTCACGGATTTGTTCGTAACCGGATGTGGACCCTACTAAGTACTGAAACCACCGAGACAGGGGAAACTAAAGTCCGGCTTGGCGTGAGCGCAGATGAAGAAACCCAGGAAATCTGGCCCCATAGCTTTGAGCTAGTGATTGAGATTCTGATCAGTCAAACGCTAACAGTAGCCCTCATCACTAGCAATACCGGAGAGAGTACGTTCCAGGTTACTCAAGCGTTCCACAGCTACTTCACAGTGGGCGATATTAACCAGGTCAAGGTGCTGGGCCTTGAAGAAACGACTTATTTAGACAAGGTAGATGACGGCAAAGAGAAAAAGCAGTCCGGTGCCATCGCCTTCTCCTCAGAAACCGATCGCATCTACACCGATGTAAAGCCTGAATTGATTGTCGAAGATAGCGCCCTAAATCGCCGTATTCGCATTTCCACAACTGGTAACAAGACTGCTATTGTCTGGAACCCAGGAGAAGAAATATCAGTCAAAATGGCTGATCTAGCAGCCCAGGACTATCTTAAGTTTGTTTGTGTAGAGACAGCCAATGCCGCCGATGACGTGGTTGAGGTTGCACCAAATAGCCCCTACAAACTACAGGCTGTCTACGCGATCGAGTCTATAGCTAGCTAA
- the dinB gene encoding DNA polymerase IV: protein MFRPEQTPSPAAGELRANQVRKIIHIDMDAFYASIEQRDNPELRGKPVAVGGLPSQRGAVCAASYEARKYGIHSAMPSRSAITRCQHLIFVKPRFEHYRAVSAEIRAIFFDYTELVEPLSLDEAYLDVSVDKQGIGSAVAIAKQIRDRIRTDLQLTASAGVSINKFLAKIASDLNKPDGLSFISPEEAKTFIEQLRIEDFYGVGPATATKMKSLGIHTGADLKTWTQAELTQTFGKVGSYYYRVARAEDNRPVNPNRIRKSIGAERSFFRDLSQIEDMETALANIATEVSQRLQKNKRQGHTLTLKIKYDNYDTITRSRTLETPIEEKQILQIATRLLSLHVERDRPVRLLGITVSNLIAPQPYHQLTLNI, encoded by the coding sequence ATGTTCCGACCTGAACAGACCCCATCGCCTGCAGCTGGAGAACTTCGAGCTAATCAGGTTCGTAAGATCATCCATATAGATATGGATGCTTTCTACGCTTCAATCGAACAGAGAGACAATCCTGAGCTGCGAGGAAAACCGGTGGCGGTCGGCGGCTTGCCTTCTCAGCGAGGAGCAGTCTGTGCGGCTAGCTATGAAGCGAGAAAATATGGAATCCATTCAGCTATGCCTTCTCGTAGTGCGATCACCCGGTGTCAGCATCTAATATTCGTCAAACCTCGATTTGAGCACTACCGAGCGGTTTCAGCAGAGATTCGAGCGATATTTTTTGACTACACAGAGTTGGTTGAGCCGCTGTCGCTTGATGAGGCATATCTAGATGTGAGCGTGGACAAGCAAGGGATTGGCTCGGCAGTGGCGATCGCTAAACAAATTCGCGATCGCATTCGCACAGATCTGCAGCTCACTGCTTCTGCGGGCGTTTCAATCAACAAATTCCTCGCCAAGATTGCTTCTGATCTCAACAAACCTGATGGACTCTCTTTTATTAGTCCAGAAGAAGCGAAGACTTTCATCGAGCAGCTACGAATAGAAGATTTTTATGGTGTAGGGCCAGCGACCGCCACAAAGATGAAATCGCTAGGTATCCATACTGGCGCAGATCTAAAAACTTGGACACAAGCTGAGCTAACTCAAACCTTTGGTAAAGTTGGCAGCTACTACTACCGCGTCGCTAGGGCCGAGGATAACCGACCCGTCAATCCAAACCGCATCCGTAAATCTATTGGAGCCGAACGCAGCTTTTTTAGAGATCTTTCTCAGATAGAAGATATGGAAACGGCGCTGGCTAATATTGCAACAGAAGTATCTCAAAGATTGCAGAAGAACAAACGCCAAGGCCATACCCTAACGCTTAAGATTAAATACGATAACTACGACACGATTACCCGTAGTCGAACGTTGGAAACACCAATTGAAGAAAAACAAATACTTCAAATAGCTACAAGATTGTTGTCTCTGCATGTGGAACGCGATCGCCCCGTCAGACTTCTAGGCATCACGGTATCTAACTTAATAGCGCCCCAGCCCTACCACCAATTGACGCTGAACATCTAA
- a CDS encoding TrkA family potassium uptake protein: MRIILIGTDKLTYFLGRRFSSKGYFLTIITPDEDNAVSLSRKLKATVLTGNGSDPAMLQEAGAYQADVLLSLTPRDQDNLIACQIAQDRYGVPKTVALVNDPENREVFEELGVSVAFSATEVLGSMIEQQTASADIRNLVPVTDSGVTITEVVLAENSPAVGSAIKDLKLQGAVVACVVRRGRVLLAQRRSHLHAGDRVLLISENDTYGQAQKTLTGEGA; encoded by the coding sequence ATGAGAATTATTTTAATTGGAACCGATAAGCTTACCTACTTTTTAGGTCGGCGATTTTCTAGCAAAGGATATTTTCTAACGATTATCACTCCAGACGAAGATAACGCCGTTTCTCTTTCTCGCAAGCTCAAAGCAACCGTGCTTACAGGCAACGGCAGCGATCCAGCGATGCTTCAGGAAGCAGGTGCCTACCAAGCAGATGTCTTGTTATCGCTGACACCTAGAGACCAAGACAACCTGATTGCCTGCCAGATCGCCCAAGACCGCTATGGCGTTCCAAAGACAGTTGCGCTAGTCAACGACCCGGAAAATAGAGAGGTTTTTGAAGAGCTAGGGGTGAGTGTTGCATTCTCAGCGACTGAGGTACTTGGTTCGATGATTGAGCAACAGACAGCTAGCGCAGATATTCGCAATCTAGTACCTGTCACCGACAGTGGCGTTACGATTACCGAGGTCGTGCTAGCAGAAAACAGTCCGGCTGTGGGCTCAGCCATTAAAGATCTAAAGCTACAGGGGGCTGTTGTCGCCTGCGTAGTCAGACGAGGACGGGTGCTCCTGGCGCAGCGGCGCAGTCATCTGCATGCGGGCGATCGCGTTCTACTCATCAGCGAAAACGACACCTACGGCCAGGCTCAAAAAACCTTAACTGGGGAGGGGGCCTAG
- a CDS encoding ferredoxin: protein MPRKVLVCQNTTCKQQGSDKVLAAFEQCLPAEEADNVEIEASGCLGQCGNGPMVLVTPDKTWYSKVRAKEVAVIVKQHLLGNRPVKYMLYPQVHGSQQNSIWIWAIAFALLMAFCIGIAVVIGRRYVPT from the coding sequence GTGCCCAGAAAAGTCTTAGTTTGCCAGAATACAACTTGCAAACAGCAGGGCTCAGACAAAGTACTGGCTGCTTTTGAACAGTGCTTGCCTGCCGAGGAAGCTGACAATGTTGAAATTGAAGCTTCGGGCTGTTTGGGACAGTGCGGTAATGGACCGATGGTTTTGGTTACTCCTGACAAAACCTGGTATAGCAAGGTCCGCGCTAAAGAGGTGGCGGTGATTGTAAAACAGCATTTGCTAGGGAATCGCCCGGTGAAGTATATGCTGTACCCGCAAGTACATGGATCGCAACAAAACTCTATTTGGATTTGGGCGATCGCGTTTGCTCTGTTGATGGCGTTTTGTATTGGCATTGCGGTGGTGATCGGCAGGCGATATGTTCCGACCTGA